AGCATCTGCGTTCACTGGCACAAAAGGGCCTGACCCACTTCCATGTGCTGCCTGTGACCGACATGGCCACGGTGAACGAGCTGGAAGATGAGCGGGTAGAGCTGACCGACACTTTGGGCACGCTGTGCAGCAAGATAAACGACAGTGCCGATGCCTGTAAGACCAAGGACAAGGGCGCCACTATCCAGAGCCTGCTGGAAGACAGCCTGCCCGGCTCCGCCGATGCCCAGGCACTGGTGAATGCCATGCGTGGTCTGGATGGCTTCAACTGGGGCTACGACCCACAGCACTTCCTGGCACCCGAGGGCAGCTATGCCTCCAGCCCCGATGGTGTGGCCAGAGTGAAAGAGCTGAGAGCCATGAACATGGCGCTGCACGGCATTGGTCTTCGCACCGTGCTCGACGTGGTCTACAACCACACCAGCTCATCCGGCTTGTATGACAACTCAGTGCTCGACAAGGTAGTGCCCGGCTATTATCACCGCTACGACCCTGTGACCGGTGCCATGCAGCGCTCTACCTGTTGCGAAAACACCGCCACCGAAAACGCCATGATGGCCAAGCTGATGAACGACACCCTGGTGTCGCTGGCGCTGGACTTCGGTTTCGACGGCTTCCGTTTCGACATCATGGGCCATATCCCCAAGTCGGCCATGCTGGCGGCGCGGGATGCGGTGCGTGCTGTGGATCCTGACACCTACTTCTACGGTGAGGGCTGGAACTTCGGCGAGGTGGCCGACAACCGCCTGTTCGAGCAGGCCACCCAGGCCAATCTGGCCGGCACCGAGGTGGGCAGCTTCAACGACAGAATTCGTGAGGCCATCCGTGGTGGTAGTCTGTTCCAGACTGAACTCAAGGACGAAGTGCTGCGGGATCAGGACACCCTGAGACTGTCCATGGCCGGTAACCTCAAGGACTATGTGCTCAAGGACTTCAACGGCAACTCGGCCAAGGGCAGCAGCTTCAGCTGGAACTCCCAGCCCACGGCCTATGCCATCGATCCGGCCGACATCATCAACTATGTGTCCAAGCACGATAACGAGACCCTGTGGGACAAGCTGCAATACAGCCTCCCCGTGGGCATGAGCCTGGAAGACAGGGTTAGGACCCAGAATATTGCTGCCACTGTACCGCTCTTGAGTCAGGGTATTCCCTTCCTGCAGCTGGGCGGTGACATGCTGCGATCCAAGTCCATGGACCGTAACAGCTACGACTCCGGTGACTGGTTCAACTATGTGGACTTTACCCAGTCGGGCAACAACTGGAACGTGGGTCTGCCGCTGGCACAGGACAATCAGGGCAACTGGAATACCATCTCCGGTATTTCGGCCAACCCCAATACCGCGGCCTCGGCCAGCGAGATTGGCTTTGCCGCCGAGGTGTTTGGCGAGTTTCTGCAAATCCGTCATCAGAGCAAGCTGTTCCGTCTGACCACCGCCGAGGACATCATCGCCCGGGTTGGCTTCCACAACGTGGGCAAGCGCCAAACCCAGGGTGTGATTGTGATGAGCCTGGATGATGGTGCCGGTCTTACGGATCTCGACCCCGCAGTTGATGCCATTGTGGTGATGGTCAATGGCACGGCAAGCAGCCAGTCCCATACCGTACCTACGGCCTCGGGCTTCAGCCTGCATCCGCTGCTGGCGACTTCCATCGATGCCATGGTGCGCGGCGCCAGCTTCAGCGCAGGCGATAGCGAGGGCACCTTCACCGTGCCTGCCTACACCACGGCCGTGTTTGTTAAGGCCCAGGGCTCGGCGCAGGGCGAAGGTCTGTCGGCCAATGCCACTGTGGGCGCTCCCGATGTGGTGCCCTATGGCAGCACCACTGTGTATGTCCGTGGCAGCCTGAATGGCTGGGGCACAGGCAATGCGCTGCAATACGTTGGCAACGGCGAATACCGGGTGGCTATCACCCTGGCGCCCGGCGACTATGAGTTCAAGCTGGCGTCGGAAGACTGGAACACGGTGGACTTTGGTGGTGTGTCTGCGGACGTTGCCGATGTGGAAGAGGGCGTGGCCGAGCAACTGGCGGCCAAGGGTGCCAACCTTAAATTCAGCGCAGCACTGGCGGCAACCTATGTGTTCTCCCTCGATGCCAGTGACAAGGATAACCCGCAGCTGACCGTGTACAACGAGGAGCCGTTCCCCGGCACCCAGGTGTACCTGCGCGGTGATATGAACGGCTGGAGCACCGACAACGCCATGACCTATCTGGGTGGCGGCGTTTACCGGGTCGATGTACAGCTCACCGCCGGCAGCAAGGGCTTTAAGCTTGCCTCCAGCGACTGGAGCACAGTGGACTTTGGCAGCGGTGAGGCCGATGGCAGCGTGACCCTGGGCGTGGAGAAATTCCTGGCCGTGAAGGGTGGCAACCTCAGCATGAACTTTGATGAGGACACCAGTTACAGCTTTATATTCGACCTGTCGAACCGCAGCGAGCCTTTGCTGACCGTGTACAAGACCGACATTTTTGCCGGCACCCAGGTGTACCTGCGCGGCGGCATGAATGGCTGGGGCACAGACAACCCCCTGATGCATCAGGGCGGGGGTGTCTACAGCACCGACGTCAGCCTCGGCGCCGGTACGGTTGAGTTTAAGGTGGCGAGCTCAGATTGGAGCACTGTGGATTTCGGTGCCCTGTCGGGCGATGTTGCCGATGTGGCGCTGGATCTGGCCGAGCCGCTGGCGGCCAAGGGCGCCAACCTCAAGCTCAATGTGGCCGAGGCGGGCACATACCGCTTCACGGTAGCAGGCCCAGACCCCAAGGCACCCAGTCTGACAGTGACCAGGGTGAATTAACCTGACAATAAAAATAGCCGCCCAAGGGCGGCTATTTTTTTGTCTTCTTATCGGGCTACTCCACCCTGAGCACGCCGCCTTTGACTATGTCCTGATGGTTCAAAAACGGTCTGTTGAGGCTGCGGCCATTCAATAGGAAGGCTTCGGCTTTATCCGACCGAGACTCGCTGGCACGATGTTCAATCACAAACTCCTTGCCGGGATAGTAGTCGGGATCCAGCTTGATCCTGACCTTGCTGAAGCTTGGGCGAAACAGCGCATAGTCCATAATGCCGGGGCTCACCGGGTAAATCCCCAACATGGAAAAGGCCAGCCAGGTAGACATGGTGCCTGTGTCATCATTGCCGGGCAGGCCACCTGGGTGAGTGCCAAAATGCGCCGCAATCAGCTCTCTGACGCGCTGGGAGGTGCGCCAGCTCTGGCCTTCGACGTAGTTATACAGGAAGGGATAGGTGATATCGGGCTCATTGGCCATATCGAAGTTGCCGGTATCGAAGGTGGCATCCAGTTGGCGTAAAAAGGCATCCGGCCCACCGAGCAGCTCTATCAGCCCGGGGGTATCGTGGGGCACATAAAAGCGATAGTTCCAGGCGTTGCCTTCGATATAGCCCGGCGCGGGTTCGAAGTTGCGCCCAAGTTCAGGGTCGAAGGGAGTCAGCCACTCACCCTTGCGGTTTTTCGGTCTGAGCATGCCAGTGTCGGCATCAAACAGCTTGCGGTAGTTCAGCGCCCTGGCGAGATACTTATCGTGGTCGGCCTGTTTACCCAGCGCCAATGCCAGCTGTGCCAGGTTGAAGTCGGCCAGGTAGTATTCCAGGCTGGTGGCCACGCTGCCATCGTAGGGGCCTTCATCGTCCACGGGCACATAGCCGAGCGCCAGATAATCCGGGTTTTCCGGCCTCAGCAGGTTGTGCTCGCGCTGCTCGGCTGCCCTTACCATGGCTCCATAGGCGGCCTCGAC
This sequence is a window from Shewanella zhangzhouensis. Protein-coding genes within it:
- a CDS encoding alpha-1,6-glucosidase domain-containing protein, with protein sequence MLSISKLARLFALALAASVLWGCGSDSSEPGEVLLTCNVPMVPDATGTQCVAPPPIQCPPPTVPDAKNEQCVVGADPTLPDPVYFPKANEAVIYYNRPKDADNSPNDPVYDGYRLHTWNNDTCDAYAPPFDSSDWANGHEFDGIDPNYGAYWILNLKEGYGECGNFIIHVGTEGSGKALGDGDFKMPLKQDDEKFVRMNFTLHGTPSVFEYPILNLGPQPAVFSNMSAHWLDRQTLLWDQTEEGVAEVRLHYSAKADLTIDDSGISGGSHVLTATELTEAQQARAPELASWQAYHLDVSAEEAKSLAKAQLAMAAFDADGKPLYATFVQQARALDDLYTSGDADANEANLGISYDGDAVTARLWAPTAQAVTLKVYDDAKNLTRSEAMTEDPATGIWSFTGTGLDRRYYRYELTLYHPVSKKLETVESTDPYSVNVSANGRFSQFVNLSDTDTMPEGWDGHAVPEVADPEDIVVYEGHVRDFSIRDESTSAANRGKYLAFTEEGSAPVEHLRSLAQKGLTHFHVLPVTDMATVNELEDERVELTDTLGTLCSKINDSADACKTKDKGATIQSLLEDSLPGSADAQALVNAMRGLDGFNWGYDPQHFLAPEGSYASSPDGVARVKELRAMNMALHGIGLRTVLDVVYNHTSSSGLYDNSVLDKVVPGYYHRYDPVTGAMQRSTCCENTATENAMMAKLMNDTLVSLALDFGFDGFRFDIMGHIPKSAMLAARDAVRAVDPDTYFYGEGWNFGEVADNRLFEQATQANLAGTEVGSFNDRIREAIRGGSLFQTELKDEVLRDQDTLRLSMAGNLKDYVLKDFNGNSAKGSSFSWNSQPTAYAIDPADIINYVSKHDNETLWDKLQYSLPVGMSLEDRVRTQNIAATVPLLSQGIPFLQLGGDMLRSKSMDRNSYDSGDWFNYVDFTQSGNNWNVGLPLAQDNQGNWNTISGISANPNTAASASEIGFAAEVFGEFLQIRHQSKLFRLTTAEDIIARVGFHNVGKRQTQGVIVMSLDDGAGLTDLDPAVDAIVVMVNGTASSQSHTVPTASGFSLHPLLATSIDAMVRGASFSAGDSEGTFTVPAYTTAVFVKAQGSAQGEGLSANATVGAPDVVPYGSTTVYVRGSLNGWGTGNALQYVGNGEYRVAITLAPGDYEFKLASEDWNTVDFGGVSADVADVEEGVAEQLAAKGANLKFSAALAATYVFSLDASDKDNPQLTVYNEEPFPGTQVYLRGDMNGWSTDNAMTYLGGGVYRVDVQLTAGSKGFKLASSDWSTVDFGSGEADGSVTLGVEKFLAVKGGNLSMNFDEDTSYSFIFDLSNRSEPLLTVYKTDIFAGTQVYLRGGMNGWGTDNPLMHQGGGVYSTDVSLGAGTVEFKVASSDWSTVDFGALSGDVADVALDLAEPLAAKGANLKLNVAEAGTYRFTVAGPDPKAPSLTVTRVN